From Myxococcus guangdongensis, the proteins below share one genomic window:
- a CDS encoding ParA family protein encodes MGLVGRIICISNQKGGVGKTTTAINLAASLASAERRTLLVDMDPQGNAGSGLGLKQDKLHGTIYDALLNGRPMKELFHPTELRYLQVVPATPDLTGAEVELVGQENREFRLRDALRPLAAEFDYIIIDCPPSLGLLTLNALSAADSVLIPLQCEYYALEGLSQLTHTIDLVKQGLNPDLKMEGILLTMFDARANIAHQVVEEVRGYFKDQVFQVVVPRNVRLSECPSFGKPIILYDIKSKGCESYLALGRELMKRDTPKSPRQAPRRRVA; translated from the coding sequence ATGGGGCTCGTGGGTCGAATCATCTGCATCTCCAATCAGAAGGGCGGCGTGGGCAAGACGACCACCGCCATCAACCTGGCCGCGAGCCTGGCCTCCGCCGAGCGGCGCACGCTCCTGGTGGACATGGACCCGCAGGGCAACGCTGGCAGCGGCCTGGGCCTCAAGCAGGACAAGCTCCACGGCACCATCTACGACGCGCTCCTCAATGGACGCCCCATGAAGGAGCTGTTCCACCCCACCGAGCTGCGCTACCTCCAGGTCGTCCCCGCCACGCCCGACCTCACCGGCGCCGAGGTGGAGCTCGTCGGCCAGGAGAACCGCGAGTTCCGCCTGCGCGACGCCTTGCGTCCGCTCGCCGCCGAGTTCGACTACATCATCATCGACTGCCCGCCCTCGCTCGGGCTGCTCACCCTCAACGCGCTGTCCGCCGCAGACTCCGTCCTCATCCCGCTGCAGTGCGAGTACTACGCGCTCGAGGGCCTCTCCCAGCTGACGCACACCATCGACCTGGTGAAGCAGGGCCTCAACCCGGACCTGAAGATGGAGGGCATCCTCCTCACCATGTTCGACGCGCGCGCCAACATCGCCCACCAGGTGGTGGAAGAGGTGCGCGGCTACTTCAAGGACCAGGTCTTCCAGGTCGTCGTCCCGCGCAACGTGCGCCTGTCCGAGTGCCCGTCCTTCGGCAAGCCCATCATCCTCTATGACATCAAGTCGAAGGGCTGCGAGAGCTACCTGGCGCTCGGCCGCGAGTTGATGAAGCGCGACACCCCCAAGTCCCCCCGTCAGGCTCCCCGTCGTCGGGTGGCCTGA
- a CDS encoding ParB/RepB/Spo0J family partition protein, with the protein MVKADTQKRALGRGLSALIPQAAPGGGKAAEQAALKAGVLKLPIESIHRDKDQPRHHFDEEKLKELTESIRVQGVIQPILVRKDQDGYRIIAGERRWRASQAAGLKEVPAIVKEVTEVQAFELALVENLQRADLNPIEEAEGYKRLSDEFKLTQDQISQRVGKERSTVANALRLLALPADVKGMVADGSLSMGHARALLGVPRLPELQNLAKQVAEKKLSVRDTERLVQQSRSNGKKDAGKTPPKQSPQVKSLVEELQRRLGTKVRLTERSPGKGTIEVDFFSYDDLDRLLKLLRKE; encoded by the coding sequence TTGGTGAAAGCAGACACGCAGAAACGCGCCCTCGGTCGCGGCCTCTCCGCGCTCATCCCCCAGGCCGCTCCCGGTGGCGGCAAGGCCGCCGAGCAGGCCGCGCTCAAGGCCGGCGTCCTCAAGCTCCCGATTGAGTCCATCCACCGGGACAAGGACCAGCCTCGTCATCACTTCGACGAGGAGAAGCTCAAGGAGCTCACCGAGTCCATCCGCGTACAGGGCGTCATCCAGCCCATCCTCGTGCGCAAGGACCAGGACGGCTACCGCATCATCGCGGGTGAGCGCCGGTGGCGAGCGTCCCAGGCCGCGGGCCTCAAGGAGGTCCCCGCCATCGTCAAGGAGGTCACCGAGGTCCAGGCCTTCGAGCTGGCCCTGGTCGAGAACCTCCAGCGCGCGGACCTCAACCCGATTGAAGAGGCCGAGGGCTACAAGCGCCTCTCCGACGAGTTCAAGCTCACGCAGGATCAGATCAGCCAGCGCGTGGGCAAGGAGCGCTCGACGGTGGCCAACGCCCTGCGCCTCCTGGCCCTGCCCGCGGACGTCAAGGGTATGGTGGCGGACGGTTCGCTGAGCATGGGACATGCGCGCGCGCTGTTGGGCGTGCCCCGGCTGCCGGAGCTACAGAACCTGGCCAAGCAGGTGGCCGAGAAGAAGCTCTCCGTGCGTGACACGGAGCGGCTGGTCCAGCAGAGTCGCTCCAACGGCAAGAAGGATGCGGGCAAGACGCCGCCGAAGCAGAGCCCGCAGGTGAAGTCCCTGGTGGAGGAGCTCCAACGTCGATTGGGGACGAAGGTCCGGTTGACCGAACGAAGCCCCGGAAAGGGCACCATCGAGGTGGACTTCTTCTCCTACGATGACCTGGACCGGCTGTTGAAGCTGCTCAGGAAGGAGTAG
- the bacM gene encoding bactofilin BacM, protein MALLGGKKDEAPSRPLFKREEESVSQRSGEVHTLLGKGSEFEGKLTFEGQVRIDGKFQGQIITKDVLVIGDGAKVQAEIQAGTVIINGQVEGNVKATQIIELKTPGRVKGNLETPSLSMDRGVIFEGSLKMENLGGNTTRPPPPGGEKK, encoded by the coding sequence GTGGCGCTCCTTGGCGGGAAGAAAGACGAAGCACCCAGCAGGCCCTTGTTCAAGCGGGAGGAGGAATCCGTGTCGCAGCGCTCTGGTGAGGTCCATACGCTTCTGGGCAAGGGAAGCGAGTTCGAGGGGAAGCTCACCTTCGAGGGACAGGTCCGTATCGACGGGAAGTTCCAGGGGCAGATCATCACCAAGGACGTGCTCGTCATCGGTGATGGCGCCAAGGTCCAGGCCGAAATCCAGGCCGGCACCGTCATCATCAACGGGCAGGTCGAAGGCAACGTGAAGGCGACGCAGATCATCGAGCTCAAGACGCCCGGTCGCGTGAAGGGCAACCTGGAGACGCCGTCCCTGTCGATGGACCGGGGCGTCATCTTCGAGGGCTCGCTGAAGATGGAGAACCTGGGCGGCAACACCACCCGTCCTCCTCCTCCTGGCGGCGAGAAGAAGTAG
- a CDS encoding CoA-binding protein, whose translation MDWRANLIEDDAGVRDVLTRSRRVAVLGIRPESHAHKPAHSVPAYLAKHGYDIVPVPVHGETEPILGRPVYRAVADIPGPVDLVQVFRRPEDIDAHVSDLLAKKPHAVWFQLGIRNDAAAEQLARAGIRVVQDRCMKVELARLSQERELSGASPS comes from the coding sequence ATGGACTGGAGAGCGAATCTCATCGAGGACGACGCGGGCGTCCGGGACGTGCTCACGCGCTCCCGACGGGTGGCGGTGCTGGGCATCCGCCCAGAGAGCCACGCGCACAAGCCCGCGCACTCGGTGCCCGCCTATCTGGCGAAGCACGGCTACGACATCGTGCCCGTGCCCGTGCACGGTGAGACGGAGCCCATCCTCGGACGGCCCGTGTATCGCGCGGTGGCGGACATCCCCGGACCGGTGGACCTGGTGCAGGTGTTCCGTCGCCCGGAGGACATCGATGCGCACGTGTCCGACCTGCTCGCCAAGAAGCCGCACGCGGTGTGGTTCCAGCTGGGCATCCGCAATGACGCAGCGGCCGAGCAGCTCGCGCGCGCGGGCATCCGCGTGGTGCAGGACCGGTGCATGAAGGTGGAGCTGGCGCGGCTGTCCCAGGAACGGGAGCTGTCCGGAGCGAGTCCTTCGTGA
- the egtD gene encoding L-histidine N(alpha)-methyltransferase, translating to MVEAVETTTLEEKPNGFPGVKVEVYVKPGDARRALKQEVLQGLCNTPKELSPKWLYDERGSQLFDDITRLPEYYPTRREREILLAHAGDVARLSGATTLIELGSGTSEKTRLLLDAMEAAGQLSRFVPFDVSESFLRRAAGTLAREYPGISVHAVVGDFEHHLNRLPQGGRRLVAFLGGTIGNLKPAQRARFLAELSSGLRPGDGLLLGTDLIKDRERLYAAYNDSAGVTAEFNRNVLRVLNRELGADFDPNGFEHFAPFDEHNRWVEMRLVSRREQTVWMQSLKRRVDFAAGEVLRTEVSCKFEQQRVEAELDAAGLGLAAWWTDEAGDFALSLALKRG from the coding sequence ATGGTGGAGGCGGTGGAGACGACGACGCTCGAGGAGAAGCCCAATGGCTTCCCCGGGGTGAAGGTGGAGGTCTACGTGAAGCCGGGAGATGCCCGGCGCGCGCTCAAGCAGGAGGTGCTCCAGGGGCTGTGCAACACCCCCAAGGAGCTGTCGCCGAAGTGGCTCTATGACGAGCGCGGCAGCCAGCTCTTCGACGACATCACCCGCCTGCCGGAGTACTACCCCACGCGGCGCGAGCGCGAAATCCTGCTCGCCCACGCCGGGGACGTGGCGCGGCTGAGCGGCGCGACGACGCTCATCGAGCTGGGCAGTGGCACCAGCGAGAAGACGCGCCTCTTGCTGGACGCGATGGAGGCGGCGGGGCAACTGTCGCGCTTCGTGCCCTTCGACGTGAGCGAGTCCTTCCTGCGCCGCGCGGCGGGGACGCTGGCGCGTGAGTACCCGGGCATCAGCGTGCACGCGGTGGTGGGCGACTTCGAGCACCACCTCAACCGGCTGCCCCAGGGGGGACGGCGACTGGTGGCCTTCCTCGGAGGCACCATCGGCAACCTGAAGCCCGCGCAGCGCGCGCGCTTCCTCGCGGAGCTGTCCTCGGGCCTGCGCCCCGGTGACGGACTGCTCCTGGGCACCGACCTCATCAAGGACCGCGAGCGGCTGTACGCCGCGTACAACGACAGCGCGGGCGTGACGGCGGAGTTCAACCGCAACGTGCTGCGCGTGCTCAACCGCGAGCTGGGCGCGGACTTCGACCCGAACGGGTTCGAGCACTTCGCGCCCTTCGACGAGCACAACCGCTGGGTGGAGATGCGCCTGGTGTCGCGGCGCGAGCAGACCGTGTGGATGCAGTCGCTCAAGCGCCGCGTGGACTTCGCCGCGGGCGAGGTGCTGCGCACGGAGGTCAGCTGCAAGTTCGAGCAGCAGCGCGTGGAGGCGGAGCTGGACGCGGCCGGGCTGGGGCTCGCCGCGTGGTGGACGGACGAGGCGGGAGACTTCGCCCTGTCGCTCGCGCTCAAGCGCGGCTGA
- the egtB gene encoding ergothioneine biosynthesis protein EgtB, which produces MSRTMGRSTTAPTGDGTRQAWKARAWAQLETARARVLRMLAGLPERVLMNQHSPLMSPLIWDVAHVANYEEQWLLRALGAPALTDPAFDTIYDAFRHPRSTRSTLPLLPPESAFAYAARVREAVRAHLSERVPEDSDTPLLAGGYVFGMVAQHEQQHAETLAATLQLMTEVEYRLPPTPARPTPVSVSRHPVLIQGGVARLGSTHPWAFDNERPVHTREVRPFLMDAHPITNGEYQAFIEDGGYDAPRWWHPKGWDFVRAQKLAHPQFWLPQREGPWLRRRFGQVEPLPTDEPVQHVCWYEADAYARWAGKRLPTESEWERAAHGARGVTREHPWGDAAPTAAHANLGGDTWGPLPVGSHPEGVSAEGVWGLLGDVWEWTASDFQPYAGFGAFPYREYSEVFFGDEYKVLRGGAWASAPVAVRNGFRNWDYPIRRQIFAGFRCASEA; this is translated from the coding sequence ATGTCCCGCACGATGGGCCGCTCGACCACAGCACCGACAGGGGATGGAACGAGGCAGGCGTGGAAGGCGCGCGCCTGGGCCCAATTGGAGACCGCGCGCGCGCGGGTGCTGCGCATGCTCGCCGGGTTGCCCGAGCGGGTGTTGATGAACCAGCACTCGCCGCTGATGTCGCCGCTCATCTGGGACGTCGCGCACGTGGCGAACTACGAGGAGCAGTGGCTCTTGCGCGCGCTCGGCGCCCCGGCCCTGACGGACCCGGCCTTCGACACCATCTACGACGCCTTCCGACATCCCCGGAGCACACGCTCCACGCTCCCATTGCTGCCGCCCGAGTCCGCCTTCGCCTACGCCGCGCGCGTGCGAGAGGCCGTGCGCGCGCACCTGTCCGAGCGCGTGCCGGAGGACAGCGACACACCGCTGCTCGCCGGTGGATACGTCTTCGGCATGGTGGCGCAGCACGAGCAGCAACACGCGGAGACGCTCGCGGCCACGCTCCAGTTGATGACGGAGGTGGAGTACCGCCTGCCGCCGACGCCCGCGCGCCCCACGCCCGTGTCCGTGTCTCGACACCCCGTGCTCATCCAAGGCGGCGTCGCGCGACTGGGCAGCACGCACCCGTGGGCCTTCGACAACGAGCGCCCGGTGCACACGCGCGAAGTGCGCCCGTTCCTGATGGACGCGCACCCCATCACCAACGGCGAGTACCAGGCCTTCATCGAGGACGGCGGCTACGACGCGCCACGCTGGTGGCACCCGAAGGGCTGGGACTTCGTGCGCGCACAGAAGCTCGCCCATCCGCAGTTCTGGTTGCCGCAGCGGGAGGGCCCCTGGCTGCGCAGGCGCTTCGGTCAGGTGGAGCCGCTGCCCACGGACGAGCCCGTGCAGCACGTGTGCTGGTACGAAGCGGACGCCTACGCGCGATGGGCGGGCAAGCGTCTGCCCACGGAGTCCGAGTGGGAGCGCGCCGCGCACGGCGCCCGCGGCGTGACGCGTGAGCACCCGTGGGGTGACGCGGCTCCCACCGCCGCGCACGCCAACCTGGGCGGCGACACGTGGGGCCCGTTGCCGGTGGGCAGCCACCCGGAGGGCGTGAGCGCCGAGGGGGTCTGGGGCCTGCTGGGTGATGTGTGGGAATGGACCGCGAGCGACTTCCAGCCCTACGCGGGCTTCGGCGCGTTCCCATATCGCGAGTACTCGGAGGTGTTCTTCGGCGACGAATACAAGGTGCTGCGAGGAGGAGCGTGGGCGAGCGCGCCGGTGGCGGTCCGCAATGGATTCCGCAACTGGGACTACCCCATCCGCCGGCAGATTTTCGCCGGCTTTCGTTGTGCGTCAGAGGCGTGA
- a CDS encoding response regulator produces the protein MLRAMSSAAKHSTVLVVEDEDDIRAAIAEILEVEGYDVTVACNGREAMEELTDVRYVPGLILLDLMMPEMNGHEFLERRKSIARLRNVPVMVLTAVTTDIPHGANGLLRKPFSVEELLDAVRSMLPIAA, from the coding sequence ATGCTGCGCGCCATGTCCAGTGCCGCGAAGCACAGCACCGTGCTCGTCGTGGAGGACGAGGACGACATCCGGGCCGCCATCGCTGAAATCCTCGAAGTGGAGGGCTACGACGTCACCGTGGCCTGCAACGGCCGCGAGGCCATGGAGGAGCTGACGGACGTGCGCTACGTGCCGGGCCTCATCCTGCTCGACCTGATGATGCCGGAGATGAACGGACACGAGTTCCTCGAGCGACGTAAGTCCATCGCCAGGCTGCGCAACGTGCCGGTGATGGTGCTCACCGCGGTGACGACGGACATCCCCCATGGCGCCAACGGCCTCCTGCGAAAGCCCTTCTCCGTGGAGGAGCTGCTGGACGCGGTGCGCAGCATGTTGCCCATCGCCGCGTGA
- a CDS encoding helix-turn-helix domain-containing protein, whose product MDTELASMLGAAARAARVRMGLTQADVAERIGMASEVYGRLERGHMLPSVQNLRRLCVVLNVPPHQLLGLGDDLAAPPPAKDKSGAKAREDDTPEMRRLMRNLRKLSPVQLKLMNLVASAMQQKKK is encoded by the coding sequence ATGGACACAGAACTGGCGAGCATGCTGGGCGCGGCGGCGAGGGCCGCCCGGGTGCGGATGGGACTGACGCAGGCGGATGTGGCGGAGCGCATCGGCATGGCGTCGGAGGTGTATGGGCGCCTGGAGCGGGGCCACATGCTCCCCAGCGTGCAGAACCTGCGGCGACTGTGCGTGGTGCTCAACGTGCCGCCGCACCAGTTGCTGGGGTTGGGGGATGACCTGGCGGCGCCGCCTCCCGCGAAGGACAAGTCGGGCGCGAAGGCGCGCGAGGACGACACGCCGGAGATGCGGCGGCTGATGCGCAACCTGCGCAAGCTGTCCCCGGTGCAGCTGAAGCTGATGAACCTGGTCGCCTCGGCGATGCAGCAGAAGAAGAAGTGA
- a CDS encoding serine/threonine-protein kinase codes for MMTGHPLALRPGMKVGPWRVRARLGQGAFGAVFQVEQGGRLHALKFALRGPGSEDLDRTDARAVRELACLLHAVHPHVVRVWAHGRWPDVRTGYHYVVLDYVEGATLATWVKREAPSARRVARLFSQLAWTLGELHSRHVFHRDLKPSNILVRASDESPVLVDFGSANHAESLPLTEGPLPPGTPQYRSPEALRFHREHHAQRAARYAFRATDDLYALGVSLHEMLTGAPAFSLTLPREVLSEHIETRMPAPASSLNERVPNELDAITQRLLRKKPEERFQEGGSLHAALEAALRAATPEWDRPLFPRTPSPTDSEVNRRKVPPDDASASPWPVRLARRHLRHATSSGGSHVSSGSEGAHAHEHSVDPRSDAHPPTRHPSEGDRSHERDEEPREGGRPRTRTPSEDAHAHEHSVDPREAARRRARTSSEGTHSHPRPSSEARRAHPRASTPPRGTRTVPRRITPTEEALALAWLRRVDPAHWSRARKLWMAGTWLGLLFLFGGTFAALRCTLETALESAAHPGASLQSPRPERIRDRRP; via the coding sequence ATGATGACGGGCCATCCCCTCGCGCTGCGTCCCGGGATGAAGGTGGGCCCGTGGCGCGTCCGTGCCCGACTGGGCCAGGGCGCCTTCGGCGCGGTGTTCCAGGTGGAGCAGGGCGGGCGCCTCCACGCGCTCAAGTTCGCGCTGCGAGGACCGGGCAGCGAGGACCTGGACCGCACGGACGCGCGCGCCGTCCGCGAGCTCGCGTGTCTGCTGCACGCCGTGCATCCGCATGTGGTGCGCGTCTGGGCGCACGGGCGCTGGCCGGATGTCCGGACGGGCTACCACTACGTGGTGCTCGACTACGTGGAGGGCGCCACGCTGGCCACGTGGGTGAAGCGCGAGGCCCCCTCCGCGCGGCGCGTGGCCCGGCTGTTCTCCCAGCTCGCGTGGACGCTCGGAGAGCTGCACTCGCGCCACGTCTTCCACCGAGACCTCAAGCCCTCCAACATCCTCGTGCGCGCCTCGGACGAGTCGCCCGTCCTGGTGGACTTCGGCAGCGCCAACCACGCGGAGTCGCTGCCCCTCACCGAGGGCCCGCTGCCTCCGGGCACGCCCCAGTACCGGAGCCCGGAGGCCCTGCGCTTCCACCGCGAGCACCACGCCCAGCGCGCCGCGCGCTACGCCTTCCGCGCCACGGATGACCTGTATGCCCTGGGCGTCTCGCTGCACGAGATGCTCACGGGTGCGCCGGCCTTCTCGCTCACGCTGCCGCGCGAGGTCCTCTCCGAGCACATCGAGACGCGCATGCCCGCGCCCGCGTCCTCGCTCAACGAGCGCGTCCCGAACGAGCTGGACGCCATCACCCAGCGGCTGCTGCGCAAGAAGCCCGAGGAGCGGTTCCAGGAGGGAGGCTCGCTGCACGCGGCGCTCGAGGCGGCCTTGCGCGCGGCGACGCCCGAGTGGGACCGGCCGTTGTTCCCACGGACTCCGTCTCCCACGGACTCGGAGGTGAATCGGAGGAAGGTGCCACCGGACGACGCCTCCGCGAGTCCGTGGCCCGTGCGACTGGCGCGAAGACACCTGCGGCACGCGACTTCGTCGGGAGGCTCCCATGTGAGCAGTGGATCCGAGGGCGCCCATGCGCACGAGCACTCCGTGGATCCACGCTCGGATGCGCATCCCCCCACGAGGCACCCGTCCGAGGGCGACCGCTCACATGAGCGCGACGAGGAGCCGCGCGAGGGTGGACGCCCCCGCACCAGGACCCCCTCCGAGGACGCCCACGCACATGAGCACTCCGTGGATCCACGCGAGGCCGCGCGTCGTCGCGCGAGGACCTCGTCCGAGGGCACCCACTCGCACCCGAGGCCCTCCTCCGAGGCGAGGCGCGCCCACCCGCGCGCCTCCACCCCACCCCGTGGAACCCGCACCGTCCCCAGGCGCATCACTCCGACGGAAGAGGCCCTCGCCCTCGCGTGGCTGCGCCGGGTGGACCCCGCTCACTGGAGCCGCGCGCGGAAGCTCTGGATGGCGGGCACGTGGCTGGGCCTGTTGTTCTTGTTCGGGGGCACCTTCGCCGCCCTGCGCTGCACGCTGGAGACGGCCCTCGAGAGCGCCGCGCACCCGGGCGCATCCCTCCAGTCACCCCGCCCCGAGCGGATCCGCGACCGGCGCCCGTGA
- a CDS encoding Ig-like domain-containing protein — MGTRPMSIRALSLRSVSPSLLGLVLVTLLSATTSRANERVEAAQRALDFVSADAVTWTKDQGCTSCHRHGATLFGLTQASANGFDLDTVTTNGRTNRENMERLARDLLVGQDTSGSWSLEGMHYRNAYTSYAAFGLAGYDAKVGNRHSEALARAADWAVSTQEMSGRWVEDYPLRPVGASTMGVTARLMTALAQARVRADPARAARYQDALRRAAAYLREHLNDLSEGPFDDAQRYTYQVAWAAVGLKAAGPGEQGENTVALESVATRLLATRTLDDAPGWGSIDGDTPDETSTGFALYALCLAGRTPEQEPRVARALEWLTSRQAEDGGWGVGTSRHPDIPTTFATLALSCFPEKGDGVSVTVDDAASKPVAQALPHPQRVTYTLTVLNLGLRADTFALEASGGLPGWTATLDRTTVTLAPGERTSLTLSVGTPIELAPSLTSEVRVTATSMSRPGVSGATLLTAYTNPPPPTEGVETITTVLAGAQLTVGRDNPLSARVTSADGWSARGPGLGQVTFQVAGVTVGTDHDADGDGVYSVVWRPRGSWGVLGDSEVRAVFSGVTLQPRELDRLGSTGTRAVEILPSPDPLPSVTLCGLPDFMGETSLGVCGFVTALAPGALIESAAFILHGEEYPVVPQDSGGFVWTELPLRDGLNVIQLVATDTFGGRASQQATVRVDAVAPTLTVLYPAEGSMVGSLLTEVRVWVDDASPVRVETNWVHVTEVPAGGGLVAHQLALNPGANEVLIRATDAAGHVTEHVLTFWVDAEAPWLVAGLPDGWLVGPQPGDMMDYELAVYSESATRVEVTPGGGTYEVPRGGGVFMARLPLVPGDNVFTMVATSETGLSTTLTRTVRYDNMPPRAQLLSPGPDEAVSGIVVLEVRVTDDVSGVRSVAFTRDGSGIRAGTDWGDGLWTAELDTRELLDGPHTVEVWLEDHAGNFVIQTFPFVTLNRP; from the coding sequence ATGGGTACACGTCCGATGTCCATCCGCGCGCTCTCGCTTCGTTCCGTCTCGCCCTCGCTGCTGGGGCTCGTGCTCGTCACGCTGCTGTCCGCCACGACCTCTCGCGCGAACGAGCGCGTGGAGGCGGCCCAGCGCGCGCTCGACTTCGTCAGCGCGGACGCCGTCACGTGGACGAAGGACCAGGGCTGCACGTCGTGCCACCGCCACGGCGCCACGCTCTTCGGCCTCACCCAGGCCAGCGCCAACGGCTTCGACCTGGACACCGTCACCACCAACGGGCGCACCAACCGCGAGAACATGGAGCGGCTCGCGCGCGACCTGCTCGTGGGCCAGGACACGAGCGGCTCGTGGTCGCTGGAGGGCATGCACTACCGCAACGCGTACACCAGCTACGCGGCCTTCGGGCTCGCCGGCTACGACGCGAAGGTGGGCAACCGGCACTCGGAGGCGCTCGCGCGCGCGGCCGACTGGGCCGTGAGCACGCAGGAGATGAGCGGACGCTGGGTGGAGGACTATCCCCTCAGGCCCGTGGGCGCCTCCACCATGGGCGTCACCGCGCGGCTGATGACGGCGCTCGCCCAGGCCCGCGTGCGCGCGGACCCCGCTCGCGCCGCGAGGTACCAGGACGCGCTCCGCCGCGCCGCCGCGTACCTGCGCGAGCACCTGAACGACCTGTCCGAGGGCCCGTTCGACGACGCCCAGCGGTACACGTATCAGGTGGCCTGGGCGGCCGTGGGACTGAAGGCCGCGGGCCCCGGTGAGCAGGGTGAGAACACGGTGGCGCTGGAGTCCGTGGCCACGCGGCTGCTCGCCACGCGCACGCTCGACGACGCGCCGGGCTGGGGCAGCATCGACGGAGACACTCCGGACGAGACCTCCACCGGCTTCGCCCTGTACGCGCTGTGCCTCGCGGGCCGCACGCCGGAGCAGGAGCCGCGCGTGGCCCGGGCGCTCGAGTGGCTCACCTCGCGGCAGGCCGAGGACGGCGGCTGGGGCGTGGGCACCTCCCGCCATCCGGACATCCCCACCACCTTCGCCACGCTCGCGCTGTCCTGCTTCCCCGAGAAGGGTGACGGCGTCAGCGTCACCGTGGACGACGCCGCGAGCAAGCCCGTGGCCCAGGCCCTGCCCCACCCCCAGCGCGTCACGTACACGCTGACGGTCCTCAACCTGGGGCTCCGCGCGGACACGTTCGCGCTCGAGGCCTCGGGCGGACTGCCGGGCTGGACGGCGACGCTGGACCGCACCACCGTGACGCTCGCTCCTGGCGAGCGGACGTCCCTCACGCTCTCGGTGGGAACGCCCATCGAGCTCGCTCCGTCCCTCACCTCGGAGGTCCGGGTGACGGCCACGTCGATGAGCCGGCCCGGCGTGTCGGGCGCCACGCTGCTCACGGCGTACACGAATCCTCCGCCGCCCACCGAGGGTGTGGAGACCATCACCACCGTGCTCGCGGGGGCGCAGCTCACCGTGGGGCGGGACAACCCGCTCTCCGCCCGGGTGACGAGCGCCGATGGCTGGAGTGCGCGAGGGCCAGGGCTGGGGCAGGTGACGTTCCAGGTGGCTGGCGTCACCGTGGGGACGGACCACGACGCGGATGGGGACGGCGTCTACTCGGTGGTGTGGCGTCCGCGTGGGAGCTGGGGCGTGTTGGGCGACTCGGAGGTGCGCGCGGTGTTCTCCGGCGTGACGCTCCAGCCGCGGGAGCTGGACCGCCTGGGCAGCACCGGGACGCGCGCGGTGGAGATCCTCCCATCGCCCGACCCGTTGCCCTCGGTGACGCTGTGCGGCCTGCCCGACTTCATGGGCGAGACGAGCCTGGGCGTGTGCGGCTTCGTGACGGCGCTGGCGCCCGGGGCCCTCATCGAGTCCGCCGCGTTCATCCTCCACGGCGAGGAGTACCCGGTGGTGCCCCAGGACAGCGGCGGCTTCGTGTGGACGGAGCTCCCGCTGCGCGACGGCCTCAACGTCATCCAGCTGGTGGCCACGGACACGTTCGGCGGACGCGCGAGCCAGCAGGCCACGGTGCGCGTGGACGCGGTGGCACCCACCCTCACGGTGCTGTACCCCGCGGAGGGCTCGATGGTGGGCTCGCTGCTGACGGAGGTCCGCGTGTGGGTGGACGATGCCTCCCCCGTGCGCGTGGAGACCAACTGGGTGCACGTGACGGAGGTGCCCGCGGGCGGAGGACTGGTGGCGCACCAGCTGGCGCTCAACCCCGGGGCCAACGAGGTGTTGATTCGCGCGACGGACGCGGCGGGCCACGTGACGGAGCACGTGCTCACCTTCTGGGTGGACGCCGAGGCGCCGTGGCTCGTGGCGGGCCTGCCGGACGGGTGGCTCGTGGGGCCGCAGCCCGGGGACATGATGGACTACGAGCTGGCCGTGTACTCGGAGTCGGCCACGCGGGTGGAGGTGACGCCCGGCGGAGGCACGTACGAGGTGCCGCGCGGCGGCGGCGTCTTCATGGCCCGGCTGCCCCTGGTGCCCGGGGACAACGTCTTCACGATGGTCGCGACGAGCGAGACGGGCCTGAGCACCACCCTCACCCGCACGGTGCGCTACGACAACATGCCCCCGCGCGCGCAGCTGCTCTCGCCGGGACCGGACGAGGCCGTGTCGGGCATCGTGGTGCTGGAGGTCCGGGTGACGGACGACGTGAGCGGCGTGAGGAGCGTCGCGTTCACGCGGGACGGCTCGGGCATCCGCGCGGGGACGGACTGGGGGGACGGCCTCTGGACGGCGGAGCTGGACACGCGGGAGCTGCTGGACGGCCCGCACACCGTGGAGGTGTGGCTGGAGGACCACGCGGGGAACTTCGTCATCCAGACCTTCCCCTTCGTGACCCTCAACCGGCCGTAG